One part of the Sander vitreus isolate 19-12246 chromosome 10, sanVit1, whole genome shotgun sequence genome encodes these proteins:
- the chic1 gene encoding cysteine-rich hydrophobic domain-containing protein 1, with amino-acid sequence MSVLLPNMADFDTIYELEDEEDEHVVSEEHLPRYCPEPVVMRGAGHITVFGLSNRFDTEFPSVLTGKVAPEEFKTSISRVNACLKKNLPVNVKWLLCGCLCCCCTVGCSLWPVICLNKRTRRSIHKLLEWENNRLYHKLGLHWKLSKRKCESSNMMEYVILIEFLPKYPIFRPD; translated from the exons ATGAGCGTCTTACTACCCAACATGGCGGACTTTGATACCATTTATGAGTTGGAAGACGAAGAGGATGAGCACGTAGTGAGTGAGGAACACTTGCCCAGATACTGTCCGGAGCCCGTGGTGATGCGAGGGGCCGGGCACATCACAGT gtTTGGACTGAGCAACAGATTTGACACAGAATTTCCCTCTGTTCTCACGGGAAAG gtAGCGCCAGAGGAATTCAAAACCAGCATCAGCAGGGTGAATGCTTGTTTGAAGAAGAACTTGCCTGTGAATGTGAAGTGGCTTCTTTGCGGCTGCCTGTGCTGTTGCTGTACAGTAGGCTGCAGTCTATGGCCTGTTATCTGCCTCAACAAGAGA ACGAGACGATCTATTCATAAGTTGTTAGAGTGGGAAAATAACCGATTATACCACAAG CTGGGTCTGCACTGGAAACtcagtaaaagaaaatgtgaaagcAGTAATATGATGGAATAT GTAATTCTTATAGAATTCTTACCCAAATATCCTATATTCCGACCGGACTGA
- the lnx2b gene encoding ligand of Numb protein X 2b isoform X2 — MATTETKVAGSSSTPGLSWARVCKECGQQHEGLDSHLYEYQDEVDDELVCHICLQPLLRPMDTPCGHTYCFHCLSNFLKEQDFCPVDRLRLQLHQCRPSSLLVRNLLDKLTVMCPHAAECQQQMQRCELQPHLHNRCPVFRRLREEAEKRKRPSWNELKGRKGDGESSGDAKHSATLPQHPTRDQPEPGLINPAYEENNTPLRSSLVSEANVVELFREEPEEDLGLRIVGGKDTPLGNIVIQEIVRDSLAARDGRLAPGDHILEVNDVSLASVPHARAIALLRQPSLLRLTVMQEKGFKSRDPRSDHHPSSCTTSTASQPSHSPHGNATSNNNPGTVLQVTLMKSQRTEPLGIKLIRKSDESGVFILDLLAGGLAAKDGKLRNNDKVLAINGHDLRHGTPESAAQIIQAEFIKASEVRVNFVVMRPAETQEEGGSSREGQHSRAARRAPEMQYFRRRSTYMKDPPGGFSSQEKTVSLKKEPRLSLGITIAGGRDFRSRLPVYITSVQPVGCLHRDGTIKRGDVLLSINGVDLTQLTYNEAVSVLKAQTAQSQVTLRVIQTLSEDSEEDTEAANKDELDTVDDPRDDALNWTPLWTRWLGLPSPMHWCRDIVLQKTNNESWGFSIVGGYEESHGQQPFFIKTIVPGTPAHFDGRLKCGDEIVAVNGATTVGMNNSSLIPMLKLQKNKVTLTVVSWPGSLV, encoded by the exons ATGGCTACAACAGAAACCAAAGTTGCCGGCAGCAGTAGCACTCCGGGGCTGTCATGGGCGCGGGTGTGTAAAGAGTGTGGCCAGCAGCATGAGGGCTTGGACAGCCACCTGTATGAGTACCAGGATGAGGTGGATGATGAACTGGTTTGCCACATCTGCCTGCAGCCCCTCCTCAGACCTATGGACACCCCTTGTGGCCACACATATTGCTTTCATTGTCTGAGCAACTTCTTGAAAGAGCAGGACTTCTGCCCTGTGGACCGCCTGCGGCTGCAGTTACATCAATGCCGTCCCTCCAGTCTGCTGGTACGGAACCTGCTGGACAAGCTGACTGTGATGTGCCCCCACGCTGCAGAGTGTCAGCAGCAGATGCAGCGCTGTGAACTGCAGCCTCACTTACACAACAG ATGTCCTGTTTTTAGAAGACTGAGGGAGGAagcagagaagaggaagaggcccTCGTGGAATGAGCTAAAGGGGCGTAAGGGTGACGGGGAGTCGTCTGGTGATGCTAAACATTCAGCAACGCTTCCCCAACATCCCACCAGAGATCAACCTGAGCCTGGGCTGATTAATCCTGCCTATGAAGAAA ACAACACCCCCTTGCGGTCCAGTCTGGTGTCCGAGGCCAATGTGGTGGAGCTGTTCAGAGAAGAGCCCGAGGAGGATCTGGGCCTTCGCATCGTGGGGGGGAAAGACACACCGCTAGGGAACATAGTCATCCAGGAGATTGTCCGGGACTCGCTAGCAGCTCGTGATGGCAGACTGGCCCCAGGGGACCACATCTTAGAG GTGAATGATGTCAGCCTGGCTTCAGTCCCCCACGCCCGGGCCATCGCATTGCTGCGGCAGCCTTCCCTCCTCAGGCTCACTGTTATGCAGGAGAAAGGTTTCAAATCAAGGGATCCACGGTCTGATCACCACCCTTCCTCTTGCACCACTTCCACCGCCTCCCAGCCCTCTCACAGTCCCCATGGCAACGCTACCTCCAATAACAACCCCGGCACAGTCCTGCAGGTGACGCTAATGAAGAGTCAGCGCACCGAACCGCTCGGCATCAAACTCATCCGCAAATCTGATGAGAGTGGGGTTTTCATCCTGGACCTGCTGGCTGGTGGTTTGGCAGCCAAAGACGGAAAACTGAGGAACAATGACAAGGTGTTGGCCATCAACGGACATGACCTGAGGCACGGTACACCCGAGAGCGCCGCCCAGATCATACAG GCTGAGTTTATTAAG GCGAGTGAGGTGCGTGTGAACTTTGTGGTGATGAGACCTGCAGAGACtcaggaggaaggaggaagcaGCAGAGAGGGACAACACAGCAGAGCAGCCAGGAGGGCACCTGAGATGCAGTACTTCAGGCGCCGGTCCACCTACATGAAG GATCCTCCAGGTGGGTTTTCCAGCCAGGAGAAGACTGTGAGCCTGAAGAAGGAGCCTCGGCTTTCCCTGGGCATCACTATTGCTGGGGGGAGGGACTTTCGCAGCCGTCTGCCCGTTTACATCACGAGTGTGCAGCCTGTCGGCTGTCTTCACCGAGATGGCACCATCAAAAGAG GCGACGTTCTGCTGAGCATCAACGGTGTCGATCTAACCCAGCTGACCTACAATGAGGCCGTTTCTGTGCTAAAGGCTCAGACAGCTCAGTCCCAGGTGACCCTCCGTGTCATCCAGACCCTCTCCGAGGACTcagaggaggacacagaggctGCCAACAAGGACGAACTGGACACTGTGGACGACCCACGAGACGACGCCCTCAACTGGACGCCGCTGTGGACTCGCTGGCTGGGACTACCCAG TCCCATGCACTGGTGCCGGGACATTGTCCTGCAGAAGACCAACAACGAGAGCTGGGGCTTCAGTATCGTCGGCGGCTACGAGGAGAGCCACGGCCAGCAGCCTTTCTTCATCAAAACCATTGTGCCTGGTACACCTGCTCACTTTGATGGACGCCTCAA GTGCGGTGATGAGATTGTGGCGGTGAACGGAGCCACAACAGTGGGAATGAACAACTCCTCTCTCATCCCCATGCTCAAGCTGCAGAAGAATAAAGTCACATTGACTGTGGTGTCTTGGCCAGGGAGTCTTGTGTAG
- the lnx2b gene encoding ligand of Numb protein X 2b isoform X1 produces the protein MATTETKVAGSSSTPGLSWARVCKECGQQHEGLDSHLYEYQDEVDDELVCHICLQPLLRPMDTPCGHTYCFHCLSNFLKEQDFCPVDRLRLQLHQCRPSSLLVRNLLDKLTVMCPHAAECQQQMQRCELQPHLHNRCPVFRRLREEAEKRKRPSWNELKGRKGDGESSGDAKHSATLPQHPTRDQPEPGLINPAYEESEDDNTPLRSSLVSEANVVELFREEPEEDLGLRIVGGKDTPLGNIVIQEIVRDSLAARDGRLAPGDHILEVNDVSLASVPHARAIALLRQPSLLRLTVMQEKGFKSRDPRSDHHPSSCTTSTASQPSHSPHGNATSNNNPGTVLQVTLMKSQRTEPLGIKLIRKSDESGVFILDLLAGGLAAKDGKLRNNDKVLAINGHDLRHGTPESAAQIIQAEFIKASEVRVNFVVMRPAETQEEGGSSREGQHSRAARRAPEMQYFRRRSTYMKDPPGGFSSQEKTVSLKKEPRLSLGITIAGGRDFRSRLPVYITSVQPVGCLHRDGTIKRGDVLLSINGVDLTQLTYNEAVSVLKAQTAQSQVTLRVIQTLSEDSEEDTEAANKDELDTVDDPRDDALNWTPLWTRWLGLPSPMHWCRDIVLQKTNNESWGFSIVGGYEESHGQQPFFIKTIVPGTPAHFDGRLKCGDEIVAVNGATTVGMNNSSLIPMLKLQKNKVTLTVVSWPGSLV, from the exons ATGGCTACAACAGAAACCAAAGTTGCCGGCAGCAGTAGCACTCCGGGGCTGTCATGGGCGCGGGTGTGTAAAGAGTGTGGCCAGCAGCATGAGGGCTTGGACAGCCACCTGTATGAGTACCAGGATGAGGTGGATGATGAACTGGTTTGCCACATCTGCCTGCAGCCCCTCCTCAGACCTATGGACACCCCTTGTGGCCACACATATTGCTTTCATTGTCTGAGCAACTTCTTGAAAGAGCAGGACTTCTGCCCTGTGGACCGCCTGCGGCTGCAGTTACATCAATGCCGTCCCTCCAGTCTGCTGGTACGGAACCTGCTGGACAAGCTGACTGTGATGTGCCCCCACGCTGCAGAGTGTCAGCAGCAGATGCAGCGCTGTGAACTGCAGCCTCACTTACACAACAG ATGTCCTGTTTTTAGAAGACTGAGGGAGGAagcagagaagaggaagaggcccTCGTGGAATGAGCTAAAGGGGCGTAAGGGTGACGGGGAGTCGTCTGGTGATGCTAAACATTCAGCAACGCTTCCCCAACATCCCACCAGAGATCAACCTGAGCCTGGGCTGATTAATCCTGCCTATGAAGAAAGTGAGGATG ACAACACCCCCTTGCGGTCCAGTCTGGTGTCCGAGGCCAATGTGGTGGAGCTGTTCAGAGAAGAGCCCGAGGAGGATCTGGGCCTTCGCATCGTGGGGGGGAAAGACACACCGCTAGGGAACATAGTCATCCAGGAGATTGTCCGGGACTCGCTAGCAGCTCGTGATGGCAGACTGGCCCCAGGGGACCACATCTTAGAG GTGAATGATGTCAGCCTGGCTTCAGTCCCCCACGCCCGGGCCATCGCATTGCTGCGGCAGCCTTCCCTCCTCAGGCTCACTGTTATGCAGGAGAAAGGTTTCAAATCAAGGGATCCACGGTCTGATCACCACCCTTCCTCTTGCACCACTTCCACCGCCTCCCAGCCCTCTCACAGTCCCCATGGCAACGCTACCTCCAATAACAACCCCGGCACAGTCCTGCAGGTGACGCTAATGAAGAGTCAGCGCACCGAACCGCTCGGCATCAAACTCATCCGCAAATCTGATGAGAGTGGGGTTTTCATCCTGGACCTGCTGGCTGGTGGTTTGGCAGCCAAAGACGGAAAACTGAGGAACAATGACAAGGTGTTGGCCATCAACGGACATGACCTGAGGCACGGTACACCCGAGAGCGCCGCCCAGATCATACAG GCTGAGTTTATTAAG GCGAGTGAGGTGCGTGTGAACTTTGTGGTGATGAGACCTGCAGAGACtcaggaggaaggaggaagcaGCAGAGAGGGACAACACAGCAGAGCAGCCAGGAGGGCACCTGAGATGCAGTACTTCAGGCGCCGGTCCACCTACATGAAG GATCCTCCAGGTGGGTTTTCCAGCCAGGAGAAGACTGTGAGCCTGAAGAAGGAGCCTCGGCTTTCCCTGGGCATCACTATTGCTGGGGGGAGGGACTTTCGCAGCCGTCTGCCCGTTTACATCACGAGTGTGCAGCCTGTCGGCTGTCTTCACCGAGATGGCACCATCAAAAGAG GCGACGTTCTGCTGAGCATCAACGGTGTCGATCTAACCCAGCTGACCTACAATGAGGCCGTTTCTGTGCTAAAGGCTCAGACAGCTCAGTCCCAGGTGACCCTCCGTGTCATCCAGACCCTCTCCGAGGACTcagaggaggacacagaggctGCCAACAAGGACGAACTGGACACTGTGGACGACCCACGAGACGACGCCCTCAACTGGACGCCGCTGTGGACTCGCTGGCTGGGACTACCCAG TCCCATGCACTGGTGCCGGGACATTGTCCTGCAGAAGACCAACAACGAGAGCTGGGGCTTCAGTATCGTCGGCGGCTACGAGGAGAGCCACGGCCAGCAGCCTTTCTTCATCAAAACCATTGTGCCTGGTACACCTGCTCACTTTGATGGACGCCTCAA GTGCGGTGATGAGATTGTGGCGGTGAACGGAGCCACAACAGTGGGAATGAACAACTCCTCTCTCATCCCCATGCTCAAGCTGCAGAAGAATAAAGTCACATTGACTGTGGTGTCTTGGCCAGGGAGTCTTGTGTAG
- the lnx2b gene encoding ligand of Numb protein X 2b isoform X3: protein MATTETKVAGSSSTPGLSWARVCKECGQQHEGLDSHLYEYQDEVDDELVCHICLQPLLRPMDTPCGHTYCFHCLSNFLKEQDFCPVDRLRLQLHQCRPSSLLVRNLLDKLTVMCPHAAECQQQMQRCELQPHLHNRCPVFRRLREEAEKRKRPSWNELKGRKGDGESSGDAKHSATLPQHPTRDQPEPGLINPAYEESEDDNTPLRSSLVSEANVVELFREEPEEDLGLRIVGGKDTPLGNIVIQEIVRDSLAARDGRLAPGDHILEVNDVSLASVPHARAIALLRQPSLLRLTVMQEKGFKSRDPRSDHHPSSCTTSTASQPSHSPHGNATSNNNPGTVLQVTLMKSQRTEPLGIKLIRKSDESGVFILDLLAGGLAAKDGKLRNNDKVLAINGHDLRHGTPESAAQIIQASEVRVNFVVMRPAETQEEGGSSREGQHSRAARRAPEMQYFRRRSTYMKDPPGGFSSQEKTVSLKKEPRLSLGITIAGGRDFRSRLPVYITSVQPVGCLHRDGTIKRGDVLLSINGVDLTQLTYNEAVSVLKAQTAQSQVTLRVIQTLSEDSEEDTEAANKDELDTVDDPRDDALNWTPLWTRWLGLPSPMHWCRDIVLQKTNNESWGFSIVGGYEESHGQQPFFIKTIVPGTPAHFDGRLKCGDEIVAVNGATTVGMNNSSLIPMLKLQKNKVTLTVVSWPGSLV from the exons ATGGCTACAACAGAAACCAAAGTTGCCGGCAGCAGTAGCACTCCGGGGCTGTCATGGGCGCGGGTGTGTAAAGAGTGTGGCCAGCAGCATGAGGGCTTGGACAGCCACCTGTATGAGTACCAGGATGAGGTGGATGATGAACTGGTTTGCCACATCTGCCTGCAGCCCCTCCTCAGACCTATGGACACCCCTTGTGGCCACACATATTGCTTTCATTGTCTGAGCAACTTCTTGAAAGAGCAGGACTTCTGCCCTGTGGACCGCCTGCGGCTGCAGTTACATCAATGCCGTCCCTCCAGTCTGCTGGTACGGAACCTGCTGGACAAGCTGACTGTGATGTGCCCCCACGCTGCAGAGTGTCAGCAGCAGATGCAGCGCTGTGAACTGCAGCCTCACTTACACAACAG ATGTCCTGTTTTTAGAAGACTGAGGGAGGAagcagagaagaggaagaggcccTCGTGGAATGAGCTAAAGGGGCGTAAGGGTGACGGGGAGTCGTCTGGTGATGCTAAACATTCAGCAACGCTTCCCCAACATCCCACCAGAGATCAACCTGAGCCTGGGCTGATTAATCCTGCCTATGAAGAAAGTGAGGATG ACAACACCCCCTTGCGGTCCAGTCTGGTGTCCGAGGCCAATGTGGTGGAGCTGTTCAGAGAAGAGCCCGAGGAGGATCTGGGCCTTCGCATCGTGGGGGGGAAAGACACACCGCTAGGGAACATAGTCATCCAGGAGATTGTCCGGGACTCGCTAGCAGCTCGTGATGGCAGACTGGCCCCAGGGGACCACATCTTAGAG GTGAATGATGTCAGCCTGGCTTCAGTCCCCCACGCCCGGGCCATCGCATTGCTGCGGCAGCCTTCCCTCCTCAGGCTCACTGTTATGCAGGAGAAAGGTTTCAAATCAAGGGATCCACGGTCTGATCACCACCCTTCCTCTTGCACCACTTCCACCGCCTCCCAGCCCTCTCACAGTCCCCATGGCAACGCTACCTCCAATAACAACCCCGGCACAGTCCTGCAGGTGACGCTAATGAAGAGTCAGCGCACCGAACCGCTCGGCATCAAACTCATCCGCAAATCTGATGAGAGTGGGGTTTTCATCCTGGACCTGCTGGCTGGTGGTTTGGCAGCCAAAGACGGAAAACTGAGGAACAATGACAAGGTGTTGGCCATCAACGGACATGACCTGAGGCACGGTACACCCGAGAGCGCCGCCCAGATCATACAG GCGAGTGAGGTGCGTGTGAACTTTGTGGTGATGAGACCTGCAGAGACtcaggaggaaggaggaagcaGCAGAGAGGGACAACACAGCAGAGCAGCCAGGAGGGCACCTGAGATGCAGTACTTCAGGCGCCGGTCCACCTACATGAAG GATCCTCCAGGTGGGTTTTCCAGCCAGGAGAAGACTGTGAGCCTGAAGAAGGAGCCTCGGCTTTCCCTGGGCATCACTATTGCTGGGGGGAGGGACTTTCGCAGCCGTCTGCCCGTTTACATCACGAGTGTGCAGCCTGTCGGCTGTCTTCACCGAGATGGCACCATCAAAAGAG GCGACGTTCTGCTGAGCATCAACGGTGTCGATCTAACCCAGCTGACCTACAATGAGGCCGTTTCTGTGCTAAAGGCTCAGACAGCTCAGTCCCAGGTGACCCTCCGTGTCATCCAGACCCTCTCCGAGGACTcagaggaggacacagaggctGCCAACAAGGACGAACTGGACACTGTGGACGACCCACGAGACGACGCCCTCAACTGGACGCCGCTGTGGACTCGCTGGCTGGGACTACCCAG TCCCATGCACTGGTGCCGGGACATTGTCCTGCAGAAGACCAACAACGAGAGCTGGGGCTTCAGTATCGTCGGCGGCTACGAGGAGAGCCACGGCCAGCAGCCTTTCTTCATCAAAACCATTGTGCCTGGTACACCTGCTCACTTTGATGGACGCCTCAA GTGCGGTGATGAGATTGTGGCGGTGAACGGAGCCACAACAGTGGGAATGAACAACTCCTCTCTCATCCCCATGCTCAAGCTGCAGAAGAATAAAGTCACATTGACTGTGGTGTCTTGGCCAGGGAGTCTTGTGTAG